A single window of Drosophila suzukii chromosome 3, CBGP_Dsuzu_IsoJpt1.0, whole genome shotgun sequence DNA harbors:
- the LOC108011844 gene encoding uncharacterized protein, whose translation MFRLQQSQPDPAEEQKRVSSEVRFNFILFGTIIAVVRLAPVVLQHLNTA comes from the exons ATGTTCCGCCTGCAACAATCGCAACCCGATCCCGCCGAGGAGCAGAAGCGCGTGTCCTCCGAAGTCCGCTTCAATTTCATCCTATTTGGCACCATAATCGCGGTTGTTCGCCTGG CTCCTGTGGTCCTGCAGCATTTAAACACGGCATAG